One genomic segment of Catalinimonas alkaloidigena includes these proteins:
- a CDS encoding cellulase family glycosylhydrolase, with translation MKRIKILLSVILFIVSIGATSGQNLSIHGNQFYADGKVFPMWGLRAASATQNERNTDQLISVLDEYKKHGLNAVSVYLQGSSGGYSDPFQHGGKQLSEDHLKRLERIIEQCQNHSMVVIVGIFYQRTLASDSIRNLHSKRDIFNAVKTLTKALKGHENVIINIANEQNSFYYQKFTPFSFNEAKNIIKLCKRVKRFDKNRIVGAGGYNDSLNVLIGKSRHVDVLLFDTYSGDVEKNQHSGWHYDYFRKMGVPDKPMINVEMFGGWTGQFVPPGVYTEEGKKLHTQEIEEALKRPGLHVHLHSNVWMQGPSEGYPTRYDLAGRGTEEDPGIRWWFDHLKNSLTKE, from the coding sequence ATGAAACGAATAAAAATTTTGCTTTCTGTCATTCTCTTTATTGTATCAATAGGCGCCACATCCGGACAAAACCTGAGCATTCACGGCAACCAATTCTACGCAGATGGGAAAGTCTTTCCAATGTGGGGTCTGAGGGCTGCCAGTGCAACGCAAAATGAGCGTAATACCGATCAGCTTATCTCTGTCCTGGATGAATATAAAAAGCACGGATTGAATGCCGTAAGCGTTTACCTTCAAGGGTCAAGTGGAGGGTATTCTGACCCTTTCCAACATGGAGGAAAACAGCTCAGTGAAGATCATTTGAAAAGGCTGGAGCGGATCATAGAACAATGCCAAAACCACTCAATGGTTGTGATCGTTGGTATATTTTATCAACGAACCTTGGCTTCCGATTCTATAAGAAACCTCCATAGCAAAAGAGATATCTTTAATGCGGTTAAAACGTTAACCAAGGCGCTGAAGGGGCATGAAAACGTAATCATCAACATTGCGAACGAGCAAAATTCTTTTTACTATCAAAAGTTTACCCCCTTTAGCTTTAATGAAGCAAAGAACATCATAAAGCTCTGTAAGCGGGTCAAAAGATTTGATAAAAACAGAATTGTTGGAGCCGGTGGTTATAATGATTCGCTGAACGTTCTCATCGGTAAATCCAGACATGTTGATGTTCTGCTCTTCGACACCTACAGCGGTGATGTTGAAAAAAATCAGCATAGTGGATGGCACTACGATTACTTCAGAAAAATGGGTGTTCCTGACAAACCCATGATCAATGTTGAGATGTTTGGTGGATGGACCGGGCAGTTTGTCCCGCCAGGCGTTTATACGGAAGAAGGGAAGAAACTTCATACGCAGGAAATAGAGGAGGCTCTTAAAAGGCCTGGTCTGCATGTACATCTGCATTCCAATGTTTGGATGCAAGGCCCTTCCGAAGGCTACCCAACCCGCTATGACCTGGCAGGCCGTGGAACTGAAGAAGACCCTGGAATCCGATGGTGGTTTGATCACTTGAAGAATTCCTTAACAAAAGAGTAG
- a CDS encoding RraA family protein, which translates to MKNTVLPLIFIILITSYCVQAQQIGSSPEYVKALTSHWKGERLADGRPNVSDEILERLQNVTLEQAWGYLQRKGYKNQVEGDWIIIQPDQVMTGRVVTAQFMPTRPDLDSLVRAQGKDEGRSQKGGINTWPIDVLSEGDVYVADGYGKVKDGTLIGSSLGNAIYGKTGKGVIFYGSVRDMEELTDTKGFNGWVKGQHPSAIKDMTPTSINAPIRIGSVTVFPGDVVLANKYGTVFIPAHLVVDLVTSSEMTALRDEFERVRLQENIYLTGEIHGDWSEKIKDDFRAWVDQYPGKTAITSKDVDAYLSKREHDH; encoded by the coding sequence ATGAAAAACACAGTCCTGCCTTTAATCTTCATCATTTTAATTACAAGCTATTGTGTACAAGCACAGCAAATTGGTTCTTCTCCTGAGTATGTTAAAGCATTAACATCGCACTGGAAGGGAGAAAGGCTAGCGGATGGACGTCCAAATGTTTCTGACGAAATCCTGGAACGTTTACAAAATGTCACTCTTGAACAAGCATGGGGGTACCTCCAAAGAAAAGGGTATAAAAATCAGGTTGAGGGAGATTGGATAATCATACAGCCTGATCAGGTCATGACTGGCCGTGTAGTAACCGCTCAATTTATGCCTACAAGACCAGATTTAGATAGTCTGGTAAGAGCTCAGGGTAAGGATGAGGGACGTTCCCAGAAAGGGGGAATCAATACCTGGCCCATCGATGTGCTGTCAGAAGGCGACGTGTATGTTGCTGATGGGTATGGCAAAGTGAAAGATGGTACCTTGATAGGTTCAAGTCTGGGTAACGCTATATATGGTAAAACAGGCAAAGGGGTAATATTCTACGGCTCAGTCAGGGATATGGAAGAACTCACCGATACAAAAGGATTCAACGGCTGGGTAAAAGGGCAGCACCCTTCCGCTATAAAAGATATGACACCCACCTCGATAAACGCACCCATTAGAATAGGATCAGTAACAGTTTTTCCCGGCGATGTGGTACTGGCAAATAAATACGGAACAGTATTTATTCCTGCACACCTGGTAGTAGATCTGGTCACCTCATCTGAAATGACAGCTTTGCGCGATGAGTTTGAGAGGGTAAGATTGCAAGAGAATATATACTTAACCGGAGAGATACATGGAGACTGGTCAGAAAAAATTAAAGATGACTTTAGGGCTTGGGTTGATCAATATCCAGGAAAAACAGCTATTACAAGTAAGGATGTAGATGCATATTTATCTAAAAGAGAGCATGATCATTAG